A window of Scomber scombrus chromosome 23, fScoSco1.1, whole genome shotgun sequence contains these coding sequences:
- the LOC134005866 gene encoding uncharacterized protein LOC134005866, translating into MIWILIMTSSVYGIDCIGMLAVKGAPTLYQAEENNNITIKWASQNETGMTHTNLHCVLQSKPVKILYEITNGVEVSESQDKQFAGRVQFDEDALREGQLRLHLSRVTTDDSGKYQCNLTANYDKITKSWGLEASVHLILDVIQTSHGNNSDVSTSTPWEAANVVAKHHRGVPKQRHGRSYYLTVVGPALAAVALAALVVYGLYLATPAVKPLVIIVNRHRHRHQHRHHQHEGTSPKFERLNSKLLQV; encoded by the exons ATGATTTGGATCCTGATTATGACCTCTTCTGTCTATGGCATAGACTGTATAG GCATGTTAGCTGTAAAAGGAGCTCCGACCCTCTATCAGGCCGAAGAGAACAATAACATCACTATAAAATGGGCCAGTCAGAACGAAACTGGCATGACTCACACCAACCTCCATTGTGTTCTCCAGTCAAAGCCTGTTAAGATTTTGTATGAGATAACAAATGGTGTTGAGGTCTCAGAGTCTCAGGATAAACAGTTTGCAGGACGGGTGCAGTTTGACGAAGACGCTCTCAGAGAAGGACAACTCAGACTTCATCTGTCCAGAGTCACAACTGATGACTCTGGAAAGTACCAGTGTAATCTGACTGCTAATTATGACAAGATCACGAAGAGCTGGGGGCTCGAGGCCTCTG TACATTTAATCTTGGATGTGATCCAAACCTCTCATGGGAATAACAGTGATGTGTCCACCAGCACACCTTGGGAAGCAGCTAATGTGG TTGCAAAACACCATCGAGGAGTTCCAAAGCAGCGACATGGTAGATCCTATTATCTGACCGTAGTTGGACCAGCTCTAGCAGCTGTGGCTCTGGCAGCTCTAGTAGTTTATGGTCTATATCTGGCAACTCCAGCTGTGAAACCTCTGGTAATAATTGTAAATCGACATCGACATCGACATCAACATCGACATCATCAACACGAAG GCACTTCCCCCAAATTTGAGCGCCTCAACTCCAAACTGCTACAAGTGTGA